In a single window of the Diospyros lotus cultivar Yz01 chromosome 10, ASM1463336v1, whole genome shotgun sequence genome:
- the LOC127811432 gene encoding protein SPA1-RELATED 3-like isoform X2: protein MTMENSSESGWQRSDSSRGFNASAVSDRNPRLFRASRIRSSSDASHDSGFIPGGKERERNVFTNRDVRERSTSVSAVCKDEIAVHPVVCGVDWTDISLRQWLDNPERSVDAIECLHIFTQIVQIIELAHSEGIVVHNVRPSCFVISSFNSVSFLESSSCSDSGSDSLGDGSNSQTAEFKGSSSLLPRESHQQSSQFRRENSLHGINPRSLYPTRNSFEAGSDVEQVEEKKQSFPMKQILLLESNWYTSPEEVGGAPSSCASDIYRLGVLLFELFCTFSSSEEKSSTMSSLRHRVLPPQLLLKWPKEASFCLWLLHPDPSSRPKMSDLLQSEFLNEPRNNIEERQAAIDLRERIEEQELLLEFLTLIQQRKQVAADNLQDTISFISSDIEEASKKQSVICKKGRLCPEVGRDPSSGAPLMEAVENEDSGCSGSRKRYRQGLHSYNAEEADDPLLEDQSSKASAGNQGCILVKSCRLMKNFKKLETAYFLTRRRAIKQSGKSSACHPPISAIGRGSITSNERNSNNNFPWNVQSSEERQSGWINSFFEGLCKYLSLSKLQVKADLKQGDLINSSNLVCSLSFDRDGELFATAGVNKKIKIFEYHRILNEDRDIHYPVVELASRSKLSSICWNSYIKSQIASSNFEGVVQVWDVTRSQVYMEMREHERRVWSVDFSLADPMMLASGSDDGSVKLWNINQGVSVGTVRTKANVCCVQFPINSGCSLAFGSADHRIYYYDLRNLKAPLCTLTGHNKTVSYVKFIDSTNLVSASTDNTIKLWDLSTCTSQISFTGHTNVKNFVGLSVSDGYIATGSETNEVYVYHKAFPMPASSFKFGSTDPFSGDDDAPQFISSVCWRGQTSSLVAANSTGNIKLLEMV, encoded by the exons ATGACAATGGAAAACTCGTCAGAGTCTGGTTGGCAAAGATCTGATAGTTCTAGGGGATTCAATGCTTCTGCAGTTTCTGATAGAAACCCACGTCTGTTCCGTGCTAGTAGAATCAGGTCTTCTAGTGATGCATCACATGATTCTGGGTTTATACCAGGcgggaaggagagagagaggaatgtGTTTACTAACAGAGATGTCCGTGAAAGATCCACTAGTGTTTCTGCTGTTTGTAAGGATGAGATAGCAGTGCACCCAGTTGTTTGTGGGGTAGATTGGACTGATATTAGCTTGAGGCAATGGCTAGATAACCCGGAACGATCAGTTGATGCTATTGAGTGCTTGCACATATTTACCCAAATAGTACAGATTATTGAACTTGCACATTCAGAAGGAATTGTAGTCCATAATGTGCGGCCTTCCTGCTTTGTGATATCCTCTTTCAACAGTGTCTCTTTTCTTGAATCTTCTTCTTGTTCAGACTCAGGCTCAGATTCCTTGGGGGATGGATCAAACAGCCAAACCGCAGAGTTCAAAGGATCATCTTCTCTTTTGCCCCGTGAATCACATCAACAGAGCAGTCAGTTCAGAAGAGAAAATTCTTTGCATGGGATAAATCCAAGGTCACTCTACCCAACCCGAAATTCATTTGAAGCAGGCAGTGATGTTGAACAAGTGGAGGAAAAGAAGCAGTCCTTTCCAATGAAACAGATATTGCTTTTGGAAAGCAATTGGTACACCAGTCCAGAGGAGGTCGGTGGTGCTCCAAGTTCTTGTGCTTCTGATATTTACCGATTAGGAGTGCTTCTTTTTGAG CTATTCTGCACGTTTAGCTCATCTGAAGAAAAGAGCTCAACTATGTCTAGCCTGAGGCATCGTGTTCTTCCACCTCAGTTGCTATTGAAGTGGCCCAAAGAAGCTTCATTTTGTTTATGGTTACTACATCCCGACCCAAGTAGCCGGCCAAAAATGAG TGATCTGTTGCAAAGCGAGTTTCTTAATGAACCAAGAAACAACATTGAGGAACGTCAAGCAGCAATAGATCTTCGGGAGAGAATAGAGGAACAGGAGCTGTTGTTGGAATTTCTTACGCTAATACAACAAAGAAAACAGGTTGCTGCAGATAATTTGCAAGATactatttcatttatttcttctgATATAGAAGAAGCGTCAAAGAAGCAATCAGTTATTTGCAAAAAAGGAAGGTTGTGTCCAGAAGTGGGCAGGGATCCTTCTTCCGGTGCCCCTTTGATGGAAGCTGTTGAAAATGAAGATTCTGGTTGCTCAGGGTCTAGAAAAAGATACAGACAGGGACTTCACAGTTATAATGCAGAAGAAGCTGATGATCCACTACTTGAAGATCAGAGTTCAAAGGCAAGTGCTGGGAATCAAGGATGTATTCTCGTGAAAAGTTGTCGATtgatgaaaaattttaagaaactaGAAACAGCTTATTTTTTGACAAGACGCAGGGCTATTAAACAATCAGGGAAATCATCAGCTTGTCATCCTCCAATAAGTGCAATTGGTAGAGGGTCCATTACTTCAAATGAGAGAAATTCCAACAACAATTTTCCCTGGAATGTTCAAAGCAGTGAAGAAAGACAAAGTGGGTGGATAAATTCATTCTTTGAGGGGTTGTGCAAGTATCTTTCTCTCAGTAAATTACAAGTTAAGGCAGACTTGAAGCAAGGTGATCTTATAAATTCATCCAACCTAGTATGTTCTCTGAGTTTCGATCGAGATGGAGAACTTTTTGCAACGGCTggcgtaaataaaaaaatcaaaatattcgAGTATCACAGAATTCTAAATGAAGATCGTGATATACATTATCCTGTAGTTGAATTAGCTAGTAGGTCAAAGCTGAGCAGTATATGTTGGAATAGTTATATCAAAAGCCAGATTGCATCAAGCAACTTTGAAGGTGTGGTGCAG GTATGGGATGTTACTCGAAGTCAAGTATATATGGAAATGAGAGAACATGAAAGGCGTGTGTGGTCTGTTGATTTCTCATTAGCAGATCCCATGATGTTGGCCAGCGGGAGCGATGATGGTTCTGTTAAACTCTGGAATATCAATCAG GGGGTAAGTGTTGGTACGGTTAGAACAAAGGCCAATGTCTGCTGTGTTCAGTTTCCCATTAATTCGGGTTGTTCCCTTGCATTTGGATCAGCCGATCATAGGATTTATTACTATGATCTGCGAAACTTGAAAGCTCCACTTTGTACATTGACTGGACACAACAAAACTGTGAGTTATGTCAAGTTCATAGATTCAACGAATCTTGTTTCTGCTTCAACAGATAACACAATAAAGCTTTGGGATTTATCCACATGCACATCCCAAATATCATTCACAGGCCACACAAATGTgaag AATTTTGTTGGATTATCTGTATCTGATGGATATATAGCCACAGGTTCTGAAACAAATGAG
- the LOC127811432 gene encoding protein SPA1-RELATED 3-like isoform X5, protein MTMENSSESGWQRSDSSRGFNASAVSDRNPRLFRASRIRSSSDASHDSGFIPGGKERERNVFTNRDVRERSTSVSAVCKDEIAVHPVVCGVDWTDISLRQWLDNPERSVDAIECLHIFTQIVQIIELAHSEGIVVHNVRPSCFVISSFNSVSFLESSSCSDSGSDSLGDGSNSQTAEFKGSSSLLPRESHQQSSQFRRENSLHGINPRSLYPTRNSFEAGSDVEQVEEKKQSFPMKQILLLESNWYTSPEEVGGAPSSCASDIYRLGVLLFELFCTFSSSEEKSSTMSSLRHRVLPPQLLLKWPKEASFCLWLLHPDPSSRPKMSDLLQSEFLNEPRNNIEERQAAIDLRERIEEQELLLEFLTLIQQRKQVAADNLQDTISFISSDIEEASKKQSVICKKGRLCPEVGRDPSSGAPLMEAVENEDSGCSGSRKRYRQGLHSYNAEEADDPLLEDQSSKASAGNQGCILVKSCRLMKNFKKLETAYFLTRRRAIKQSGKSSACHPPISAIGRGSITSNERNSNNNFPWNVQSSEERQSGWINSFFEGLCKYLSLSKLQVKADLKQGDLINSSNLVCSLSFDRDGELFATAGVNKKIKIFEYHRILNEDRDIHYPVVELASRSKLSSICWNSYIKSQIASSNFEGVVQVWDVTRSQVYMEMREHERRVWSVDFSLADPMMLASGSDDGSVKLWNINQGVSVGTVRTKANVCCVQFPINSGCSLAFGSADHRIYYYDLRNLKAPLCTLTGHNKTVSYVKFIDSTNLVSASTDNTIKLWDLSTCTSQISFTGHTNVKNFVGLSVSDGYIATGSETNEDLFSGKIGNAKEKGGLYQTPRLDHSTAFRTKTQD, encoded by the exons ATGACAATGGAAAACTCGTCAGAGTCTGGTTGGCAAAGATCTGATAGTTCTAGGGGATTCAATGCTTCTGCAGTTTCTGATAGAAACCCACGTCTGTTCCGTGCTAGTAGAATCAGGTCTTCTAGTGATGCATCACATGATTCTGGGTTTATACCAGGcgggaaggagagagagaggaatgtGTTTACTAACAGAGATGTCCGTGAAAGATCCACTAGTGTTTCTGCTGTTTGTAAGGATGAGATAGCAGTGCACCCAGTTGTTTGTGGGGTAGATTGGACTGATATTAGCTTGAGGCAATGGCTAGATAACCCGGAACGATCAGTTGATGCTATTGAGTGCTTGCACATATTTACCCAAATAGTACAGATTATTGAACTTGCACATTCAGAAGGAATTGTAGTCCATAATGTGCGGCCTTCCTGCTTTGTGATATCCTCTTTCAACAGTGTCTCTTTTCTTGAATCTTCTTCTTGTTCAGACTCAGGCTCAGATTCCTTGGGGGATGGATCAAACAGCCAAACCGCAGAGTTCAAAGGATCATCTTCTCTTTTGCCCCGTGAATCACATCAACAGAGCAGTCAGTTCAGAAGAGAAAATTCTTTGCATGGGATAAATCCAAGGTCACTCTACCCAACCCGAAATTCATTTGAAGCAGGCAGTGATGTTGAACAAGTGGAGGAAAAGAAGCAGTCCTTTCCAATGAAACAGATATTGCTTTTGGAAAGCAATTGGTACACCAGTCCAGAGGAGGTCGGTGGTGCTCCAAGTTCTTGTGCTTCTGATATTTACCGATTAGGAGTGCTTCTTTTTGAG CTATTCTGCACGTTTAGCTCATCTGAAGAAAAGAGCTCAACTATGTCTAGCCTGAGGCATCGTGTTCTTCCACCTCAGTTGCTATTGAAGTGGCCCAAAGAAGCTTCATTTTGTTTATGGTTACTACATCCCGACCCAAGTAGCCGGCCAAAAATGAG TGATCTGTTGCAAAGCGAGTTTCTTAATGAACCAAGAAACAACATTGAGGAACGTCAAGCAGCAATAGATCTTCGGGAGAGAATAGAGGAACAGGAGCTGTTGTTGGAATTTCTTACGCTAATACAACAAAGAAAACAGGTTGCTGCAGATAATTTGCAAGATactatttcatttatttcttctgATATAGAAGAAGCGTCAAAGAAGCAATCAGTTATTTGCAAAAAAGGAAGGTTGTGTCCAGAAGTGGGCAGGGATCCTTCTTCCGGTGCCCCTTTGATGGAAGCTGTTGAAAATGAAGATTCTGGTTGCTCAGGGTCTAGAAAAAGATACAGACAGGGACTTCACAGTTATAATGCAGAAGAAGCTGATGATCCACTACTTGAAGATCAGAGTTCAAAGGCAAGTGCTGGGAATCAAGGATGTATTCTCGTGAAAAGTTGTCGATtgatgaaaaattttaagaaactaGAAACAGCTTATTTTTTGACAAGACGCAGGGCTATTAAACAATCAGGGAAATCATCAGCTTGTCATCCTCCAATAAGTGCAATTGGTAGAGGGTCCATTACTTCAAATGAGAGAAATTCCAACAACAATTTTCCCTGGAATGTTCAAAGCAGTGAAGAAAGACAAAGTGGGTGGATAAATTCATTCTTTGAGGGGTTGTGCAAGTATCTTTCTCTCAGTAAATTACAAGTTAAGGCAGACTTGAAGCAAGGTGATCTTATAAATTCATCCAACCTAGTATGTTCTCTGAGTTTCGATCGAGATGGAGAACTTTTTGCAACGGCTggcgtaaataaaaaaatcaaaatattcgAGTATCACAGAATTCTAAATGAAGATCGTGATATACATTATCCTGTAGTTGAATTAGCTAGTAGGTCAAAGCTGAGCAGTATATGTTGGAATAGTTATATCAAAAGCCAGATTGCATCAAGCAACTTTGAAGGTGTGGTGCAG GTATGGGATGTTACTCGAAGTCAAGTATATATGGAAATGAGAGAACATGAAAGGCGTGTGTGGTCTGTTGATTTCTCATTAGCAGATCCCATGATGTTGGCCAGCGGGAGCGATGATGGTTCTGTTAAACTCTGGAATATCAATCAG GGGGTAAGTGTTGGTACGGTTAGAACAAAGGCCAATGTCTGCTGTGTTCAGTTTCCCATTAATTCGGGTTGTTCCCTTGCATTTGGATCAGCCGATCATAGGATTTATTACTATGATCTGCGAAACTTGAAAGCTCCACTTTGTACATTGACTGGACACAACAAAACTGTGAGTTATGTCAAGTTCATAGATTCAACGAATCTTGTTTCTGCTTCAACAGATAACACAATAAAGCTTTGGGATTTATCCACATGCACATCCCAAATATCATTCACAGGCCACACAAATGTgaag AATTTTGTTGGATTATCTGTATCTGATGGATATATAGCCACAGGTTCTGAAACAAATGAG
- the LOC127811432 gene encoding protein SPA1-RELATED 3-like isoform X1 yields the protein MTMENSSESGWQRSDSSRGFNASAVSDRNPRLFRASRIRSSSDASHDSGFIPGGKERERNVFTNRDVRERSTSVSAVCKDEIAVHPVVCGVDWTDISLRQWLDNPERSVDAIECLHIFTQIVQIIELAHSEGIVVHNVRPSCFVISSFNSVSFLESSSCSDSGSDSLGDGSNSQTAEFKGSSSLLPRESHQQSSQFRRENSLHGINPRSLYPTRNSFEAGSDVEQVEEKKQSFPMKQILLLESNWYTSPEEVGGAPSSCASDIYRLGVLLFELFCTFSSSEEKSSTMSSLRHRVLPPQLLLKWPKEASFCLWLLHPDPSSRPKMSDLLQSEFLNEPRNNIEERQAAIDLRERIEEQELLLEFLTLIQQRKQVAADNLQDTISFISSDIEEASKKQSVICKKGRLCPEVGRDPSSGAPLMEAVENEDSGCSGSRKRYRQGLHSYNAEEADDPLLEDQSSKASAGNQGCILVKSCRLMKNFKKLETAYFLTRRRAIKQSGKSSACHPPISAIGRGSITSNERNSNNNFPWNVQSSEERQSGWINSFFEGLCKYLSLSKLQVKADLKQGDLINSSNLVCSLSFDRDGELFATAGVNKKIKIFEYHRILNEDRDIHYPVVELASRSKLSSICWNSYIKSQIASSNFEGVVQVWDVTRSQVYMEMREHERRVWSVDFSLADPMMLASGSDDGSVKLWNINQGVSVGTVRTKANVCCVQFPINSGCSLAFGSADHRIYYYDLRNLKAPLCTLTGHNKTVSYVKFIDSTNLVSASTDNTIKLWDLSTCTSQISFTGHTNVKNFVGLSVSDGYIATGSETNEDLFSGKIGNAKEKGGLYQTPRLDHSTAFRFMSTIKHSRCPHHHSNSAAQIRFQGMMMLHSSSHLYVGVVRRLP from the exons ATGACAATGGAAAACTCGTCAGAGTCTGGTTGGCAAAGATCTGATAGTTCTAGGGGATTCAATGCTTCTGCAGTTTCTGATAGAAACCCACGTCTGTTCCGTGCTAGTAGAATCAGGTCTTCTAGTGATGCATCACATGATTCTGGGTTTATACCAGGcgggaaggagagagagaggaatgtGTTTACTAACAGAGATGTCCGTGAAAGATCCACTAGTGTTTCTGCTGTTTGTAAGGATGAGATAGCAGTGCACCCAGTTGTTTGTGGGGTAGATTGGACTGATATTAGCTTGAGGCAATGGCTAGATAACCCGGAACGATCAGTTGATGCTATTGAGTGCTTGCACATATTTACCCAAATAGTACAGATTATTGAACTTGCACATTCAGAAGGAATTGTAGTCCATAATGTGCGGCCTTCCTGCTTTGTGATATCCTCTTTCAACAGTGTCTCTTTTCTTGAATCTTCTTCTTGTTCAGACTCAGGCTCAGATTCCTTGGGGGATGGATCAAACAGCCAAACCGCAGAGTTCAAAGGATCATCTTCTCTTTTGCCCCGTGAATCACATCAACAGAGCAGTCAGTTCAGAAGAGAAAATTCTTTGCATGGGATAAATCCAAGGTCACTCTACCCAACCCGAAATTCATTTGAAGCAGGCAGTGATGTTGAACAAGTGGAGGAAAAGAAGCAGTCCTTTCCAATGAAACAGATATTGCTTTTGGAAAGCAATTGGTACACCAGTCCAGAGGAGGTCGGTGGTGCTCCAAGTTCTTGTGCTTCTGATATTTACCGATTAGGAGTGCTTCTTTTTGAG CTATTCTGCACGTTTAGCTCATCTGAAGAAAAGAGCTCAACTATGTCTAGCCTGAGGCATCGTGTTCTTCCACCTCAGTTGCTATTGAAGTGGCCCAAAGAAGCTTCATTTTGTTTATGGTTACTACATCCCGACCCAAGTAGCCGGCCAAAAATGAG TGATCTGTTGCAAAGCGAGTTTCTTAATGAACCAAGAAACAACATTGAGGAACGTCAAGCAGCAATAGATCTTCGGGAGAGAATAGAGGAACAGGAGCTGTTGTTGGAATTTCTTACGCTAATACAACAAAGAAAACAGGTTGCTGCAGATAATTTGCAAGATactatttcatttatttcttctgATATAGAAGAAGCGTCAAAGAAGCAATCAGTTATTTGCAAAAAAGGAAGGTTGTGTCCAGAAGTGGGCAGGGATCCTTCTTCCGGTGCCCCTTTGATGGAAGCTGTTGAAAATGAAGATTCTGGTTGCTCAGGGTCTAGAAAAAGATACAGACAGGGACTTCACAGTTATAATGCAGAAGAAGCTGATGATCCACTACTTGAAGATCAGAGTTCAAAGGCAAGTGCTGGGAATCAAGGATGTATTCTCGTGAAAAGTTGTCGATtgatgaaaaattttaagaaactaGAAACAGCTTATTTTTTGACAAGACGCAGGGCTATTAAACAATCAGGGAAATCATCAGCTTGTCATCCTCCAATAAGTGCAATTGGTAGAGGGTCCATTACTTCAAATGAGAGAAATTCCAACAACAATTTTCCCTGGAATGTTCAAAGCAGTGAAGAAAGACAAAGTGGGTGGATAAATTCATTCTTTGAGGGGTTGTGCAAGTATCTTTCTCTCAGTAAATTACAAGTTAAGGCAGACTTGAAGCAAGGTGATCTTATAAATTCATCCAACCTAGTATGTTCTCTGAGTTTCGATCGAGATGGAGAACTTTTTGCAACGGCTggcgtaaataaaaaaatcaaaatattcgAGTATCACAGAATTCTAAATGAAGATCGTGATATACATTATCCTGTAGTTGAATTAGCTAGTAGGTCAAAGCTGAGCAGTATATGTTGGAATAGTTATATCAAAAGCCAGATTGCATCAAGCAACTTTGAAGGTGTGGTGCAG GTATGGGATGTTACTCGAAGTCAAGTATATATGGAAATGAGAGAACATGAAAGGCGTGTGTGGTCTGTTGATTTCTCATTAGCAGATCCCATGATGTTGGCCAGCGGGAGCGATGATGGTTCTGTTAAACTCTGGAATATCAATCAG GGGGTAAGTGTTGGTACGGTTAGAACAAAGGCCAATGTCTGCTGTGTTCAGTTTCCCATTAATTCGGGTTGTTCCCTTGCATTTGGATCAGCCGATCATAGGATTTATTACTATGATCTGCGAAACTTGAAAGCTCCACTTTGTACATTGACTGGACACAACAAAACTGTGAGTTATGTCAAGTTCATAGATTCAACGAATCTTGTTTCTGCTTCAACAGATAACACAATAAAGCTTTGGGATTTATCCACATGCACATCCCAAATATCATTCACAGGCCACACAAATGTgaag AATTTTGTTGGATTATCTGTATCTGATGGATATATAGCCACAGGTTCTGAAACAAATGAG
- the LOC127811432 gene encoding protein SPA1-RELATED 3-like isoform X3: MTMENSSESGWQRSDSSRGFNASAVSDRNPRLFRASRIRSSSDASHDSGFIPGGKERERNVFTNRDVRERSTSVSAVCKDEIAVHPVVCGVDWTDISLRQWLDNPERSVDAIECLHIFTQIVQIIELAHSEGIVVHNVRPSCFVISSFNSVSFLESSSCSDSGSDSLGDGSNSQTAEFKGSSSLLPRESHQQSSQFRRENSLHGINPRSLYPTRNSFEAGSDVEQVEEKKQSFPMKQILLLESNWYTSPEELFCTFSSSEEKSSTMSSLRHRVLPPQLLLKWPKEASFCLWLLHPDPSSRPKMSDLLQSEFLNEPRNNIEERQAAIDLRERIEEQELLLEFLTLIQQRKQVAADNLQDTISFISSDIEEASKKQSVICKKGRLCPEVGRDPSSGAPLMEAVENEDSGCSGSRKRYRQGLHSYNAEEADDPLLEDQSSKASAGNQGCILVKSCRLMKNFKKLETAYFLTRRRAIKQSGKSSACHPPISAIGRGSITSNERNSNNNFPWNVQSSEERQSGWINSFFEGLCKYLSLSKLQVKADLKQGDLINSSNLVCSLSFDRDGELFATAGVNKKIKIFEYHRILNEDRDIHYPVVELASRSKLSSICWNSYIKSQIASSNFEGVVQVWDVTRSQVYMEMREHERRVWSVDFSLADPMMLASGSDDGSVKLWNINQGVSVGTVRTKANVCCVQFPINSGCSLAFGSADHRIYYYDLRNLKAPLCTLTGHNKTVSYVKFIDSTNLVSASTDNTIKLWDLSTCTSQISFTGHTNVKNFVGLSVSDGYIATGSETNEDLFSGKIGNAKEKGGLYQTPRLDHSTAFRFMSTIKHSRCPHHHSNSAAQIRFQGMMMLHSSSHLYVGVVRRLP; encoded by the exons ATGACAATGGAAAACTCGTCAGAGTCTGGTTGGCAAAGATCTGATAGTTCTAGGGGATTCAATGCTTCTGCAGTTTCTGATAGAAACCCACGTCTGTTCCGTGCTAGTAGAATCAGGTCTTCTAGTGATGCATCACATGATTCTGGGTTTATACCAGGcgggaaggagagagagaggaatgtGTTTACTAACAGAGATGTCCGTGAAAGATCCACTAGTGTTTCTGCTGTTTGTAAGGATGAGATAGCAGTGCACCCAGTTGTTTGTGGGGTAGATTGGACTGATATTAGCTTGAGGCAATGGCTAGATAACCCGGAACGATCAGTTGATGCTATTGAGTGCTTGCACATATTTACCCAAATAGTACAGATTATTGAACTTGCACATTCAGAAGGAATTGTAGTCCATAATGTGCGGCCTTCCTGCTTTGTGATATCCTCTTTCAACAGTGTCTCTTTTCTTGAATCTTCTTCTTGTTCAGACTCAGGCTCAGATTCCTTGGGGGATGGATCAAACAGCCAAACCGCAGAGTTCAAAGGATCATCTTCTCTTTTGCCCCGTGAATCACATCAACAGAGCAGTCAGTTCAGAAGAGAAAATTCTTTGCATGGGATAAATCCAAGGTCACTCTACCCAACCCGAAATTCATTTGAAGCAGGCAGTGATGTTGAACAAGTGGAGGAAAAGAAGCAGTCCTTTCCAATGAAACAGATATTGCTTTTGGAAAGCAATTGGTACACCAGTCCAGAGGAG CTATTCTGCACGTTTAGCTCATCTGAAGAAAAGAGCTCAACTATGTCTAGCCTGAGGCATCGTGTTCTTCCACCTCAGTTGCTATTGAAGTGGCCCAAAGAAGCTTCATTTTGTTTATGGTTACTACATCCCGACCCAAGTAGCCGGCCAAAAATGAG TGATCTGTTGCAAAGCGAGTTTCTTAATGAACCAAGAAACAACATTGAGGAACGTCAAGCAGCAATAGATCTTCGGGAGAGAATAGAGGAACAGGAGCTGTTGTTGGAATTTCTTACGCTAATACAACAAAGAAAACAGGTTGCTGCAGATAATTTGCAAGATactatttcatttatttcttctgATATAGAAGAAGCGTCAAAGAAGCAATCAGTTATTTGCAAAAAAGGAAGGTTGTGTCCAGAAGTGGGCAGGGATCCTTCTTCCGGTGCCCCTTTGATGGAAGCTGTTGAAAATGAAGATTCTGGTTGCTCAGGGTCTAGAAAAAGATACAGACAGGGACTTCACAGTTATAATGCAGAAGAAGCTGATGATCCACTACTTGAAGATCAGAGTTCAAAGGCAAGTGCTGGGAATCAAGGATGTATTCTCGTGAAAAGTTGTCGATtgatgaaaaattttaagaaactaGAAACAGCTTATTTTTTGACAAGACGCAGGGCTATTAAACAATCAGGGAAATCATCAGCTTGTCATCCTCCAATAAGTGCAATTGGTAGAGGGTCCATTACTTCAAATGAGAGAAATTCCAACAACAATTTTCCCTGGAATGTTCAAAGCAGTGAAGAAAGACAAAGTGGGTGGATAAATTCATTCTTTGAGGGGTTGTGCAAGTATCTTTCTCTCAGTAAATTACAAGTTAAGGCAGACTTGAAGCAAGGTGATCTTATAAATTCATCCAACCTAGTATGTTCTCTGAGTTTCGATCGAGATGGAGAACTTTTTGCAACGGCTggcgtaaataaaaaaatcaaaatattcgAGTATCACAGAATTCTAAATGAAGATCGTGATATACATTATCCTGTAGTTGAATTAGCTAGTAGGTCAAAGCTGAGCAGTATATGTTGGAATAGTTATATCAAAAGCCAGATTGCATCAAGCAACTTTGAAGGTGTGGTGCAG GTATGGGATGTTACTCGAAGTCAAGTATATATGGAAATGAGAGAACATGAAAGGCGTGTGTGGTCTGTTGATTTCTCATTAGCAGATCCCATGATGTTGGCCAGCGGGAGCGATGATGGTTCTGTTAAACTCTGGAATATCAATCAG GGGGTAAGTGTTGGTACGGTTAGAACAAAGGCCAATGTCTGCTGTGTTCAGTTTCCCATTAATTCGGGTTGTTCCCTTGCATTTGGATCAGCCGATCATAGGATTTATTACTATGATCTGCGAAACTTGAAAGCTCCACTTTGTACATTGACTGGACACAACAAAACTGTGAGTTATGTCAAGTTCATAGATTCAACGAATCTTGTTTCTGCTTCAACAGATAACACAATAAAGCTTTGGGATTTATCCACATGCACATCCCAAATATCATTCACAGGCCACACAAATGTgaag AATTTTGTTGGATTATCTGTATCTGATGGATATATAGCCACAGGTTCTGAAACAAATGAG